A single region of the Amphiprion ocellaris isolate individual 3 ecotype Okinawa chromosome 4, ASM2253959v1, whole genome shotgun sequence genome encodes:
- the cusr gene encoding uncharacterized protein cusr has translation MCLRPAALLLFLLDSISCVQFLAPFNMGGVTGQVQFDSVNQTAAVSVSGAGSCASVNFSLRVFPVMYGHFAQPCSEANIGSSIFNFTADPSSNATINVSRLFENRTNLDDFSLSLQTCNGSNVCAVVSQGQTLLTRQARFTGPIAGNVYIRVNRGNANPRLLADLMIIGQVNASQSNITLHGSTSSAASCDVLLGSLDTSALTSLGVVNVGTPLQLQKSRLDLTSFNTMNSFLLFRMGSSYKCAQIYTVTEKQVNAMLNMRGIMGYFSFRQASPFDVTELRVNLTNLQNRVGPYHVHKFPVPLLGTNSSSLCSNDNVGGHWNPFGLDTSDPTYPKGPGSTHDRYEVGDLSAKHMSLAGLNGFEMVFTDFNLPLFGQNSIVGRSVVIHQMDGARYVCASISYPGEVTVGRAIFQSPVVGQIWFTQLVSNPLSDVSIFMNLAYGNPTMTPTRNHNWHVHTYPISSERDDDENRCSSVGGHWNPFNISTEDDSYALHCSPSAPLSCEVGDLSSKHRTLDLGTNTGGVEAKYFFTDVFSWVPESGIIGRSVVIHQANRGGPRIACANVTMVRVPKARLGSWLGPEMSDGQVQFSQAIPQGPTTINVSLTNLGSIAGGYHVHILPLKPGSVEPCSNANIQGHYNPLRWNISNSPAPGNGTVDQYEIGDISGKFGLLTNQNNFDAVYLDPNMPMTGPYSIVRRSIVVHYTNGSRMRCANITAERNTDGQFIVARAVFSGTVNGSVTLYQQVYPDGSNTDTTVEVDLQSSARNNATEASLFITNNRTAVSSRQCNSVGSTFNPFNMTSMSSSCSLETPLSCAVGEISARQGNVSLTERQFYTDSIIQLSGDNTVVHRSLLLKIGDSIIGCADILPQSPSAEQTFPSVTNFSRHDFRRRVAEVLQMETARVTILPGSPLSAEGGNCQQVNFMVSGNVSTELLASVKTSELMGIFRESDSCTRNAGLPLVPGSFLLSLMFAAACLLPSTVSL, from the exons ATGTGCCTTCGACCAGCTGCcctgctgctttttctgctAG ATTCCATCTCCTGTGTTCAGTTTCTGGCACCTTTCAACATGGGAGGAGTCACAGGGCAGGTGCAGTTTGACTCCGTAAACCAGACTGCCGCAGTCAGTGTGTCAGGTGCTGGTTCCTGTGCTTCAGTTAACTTTTCCCTCAGGGTGTTCCCTGTCATGTACGGCCACTTTGCTCAACCCTGTTCTGAAGCAAATATCGGCTCCAGCATTTTCAACTTCACAGCTGACCCCTCCTCAAATGCCACCATCAATGTGTCACGCCTCTTcgaaaacagaacaaacttgGATGACTTCTCACTGTCTTTGCAGACATGTAATGGCTCTAATGTGTGCGCGGTTGTAAGTCAAGGTCAGACGCTCTTGACTCGTCAGGCCAGGTTCACCGGGCCCATCGCGGGTAATGTTTATATCCGTGTTAACAGAGGAAACGCCAACCCCAGACTCCTTGCAGACCTGATGATAATCGGGCAGGTCAATGCCTCACAATCTAATATCACTCTCCATGGATCTACAAGTAGCGCTGCAAGCTGTGATGTTCTACTCGGAAGCTTAGATACTTCAGCTTTGACCAGTCTGGGCGTCGTAAATGTTGGAACCCCTTTGCAACTTCAGAAATCACGTCTGGACCTCACCAGCTTCAACACTATGAATAGCTTTCTTCTCTTCCGCATGGGGTCAAGTTACAAGTGTGCTCAGATATACACTGTGACAGAGAAACAGGTGAACGCCATGTTGAATATGAGAGGGATCATGGGATACTTCAGCTTTCGTCAGGCTTCTCCATTTGATGTAACGGAGCTGAGagtgaacctgaccaacctaCAGAACAGAGTTGGCCCCTACCATGTCCACAAATTTCCTGTCCCTTTACTTGGAACAAATTCATCAAGCCTATGTTCAAATGACAATGTGGGTGGGCACTGGAATCCATTTGGTCTCGACACGAGCGACCCAACATATCCAAAAGGACCTGGGTCAACACATGACAGATATGAGGTGGGGGACCTCAGTGCCAAGCATATGTCCCTAGCAGGTCTAAATGGATTTGAAATGGTGTTCACAGACTTCAACCTCCCTCTGTTTGGACAGAACAGCATCGTTGGTCGCTCAGTTGTGATTCACCAAATGGATGGTGCCAGGTATGTTTGCGCCAGCATCAGCTATCCCGGTGAAGTGACAGTAGGCAGAGCCATATTTCAGAGCCCTGTGGTTGGTCAGATATGGTTCACTCAGCTGGTGAGCAACCCTCTGTCTGATGTATCCATCTTTATGAATCTTGCCTATGGAAATCCCACAATGACACCAACCAGAAACCACAATTGGCATGTTCACACCTATCCCATTAGCTCAGAGAGAGATGATGACGAAAACCGCTGCAGCTCAGTAGGAGGTCACTGGAACCCCTTTAATATCAGCACAGAAGACGACAGCTATGCCCTCCACTGTAGCCCATCTGCTCCCTTGTCCTGTGAGGTGGGAGATCTCTCCAGCAAACACAGAACCCTTGATCTTGGCACCAACACAGGTGGAGTGGAAGCAAAATACTTCTTCACTGATGTCTTTTCCTGGGTTCCTGAGTCAGGCATCATTGGTCGTTCTGTAGTCATCCATCAGGCAAATAGAGGAGGGCCAAGGATTGCTTGTGCCAATGTTACAATGGTGCGGGTTCCCAAAGCTAGATTGGGCAGCTGGCTTGGCCCCGAAATGTCCGACGGCCAGGTGCAGTTCTCTCAGGCCATCCCACAAGGCCCCACAACCATAAACGTGTCCCTGACGAACCTGGGTTCCATAGCTGGAGGTTACCATGTTCACATATTGCCCCTCAAACCTGGCAGCGTAGAGCCCTGCTCAAATGCAAACATCCAGGGCCACTACAACCCACTGAGATGGAACATATCAAACTCCCCCGCACCTGGAAACGGCACTGTGGACCAATATGAGATTGGAGACATTAGTGGGAAGTTTGGGCTGCTGACTAACCAAAACAACTTTGACGCTGTTTACCTGGACCCTAACATGCCAATGACTGGACCCTACAGCATAGTGAGAAGGTCAATAGTGGTTCACTACACCAATGGATCAAG aatgaGGTGTGCAAACATCACAGCTGAAAGAAATACAGACGGACAGTTCATTGTGGCCAGGGCTGTTTTCAGCGGCACAGTGAATGGATCAGTCACACTG TACCAACAAGTATATCCTGATGGAAGCAACACTGATACTACAGTGGAGGTGGACCTTCAATCATCTGCGCGTAACAAT GCAACTGAGGCCTCCTTGTTCATCACGAACAACCGTACTGCTGTCAGCAGCCGCCAGTGCAACAGTGTGGGAAGCACATTCAATCCCTTCAACATGACATCAATG aGCTCCAGCTGCTCGTTGGAAACTCCGCTGAGCTGTGCGGTCGGGGAGATATCTGCAAGACAAGGCAATGTCAGTCTGACTGAGAGACAGTTCTACACTGACAGCATCATTCAGCTCTCTGGAGACAACACGG tggtcCACAGATCTCTACTGCTGAAGATCGGAGACAGCATTATCGGATGTGCTGATATCCTCCCACAATCCCCATCAGCAGAGCAGACCTTTCCTAGCGTGACTAACTTCAGCCG GCATGACTTCCGCAGGAGGGTTGCAGAAGTCCTGCAGATGGAAACGGCCAGAGTCACCATCTTGCCGGGTTCTCCCCTGTCTGCAGAAGGAGGAAACTGCCAGCAAGTCAACTTCATGGTGTCAG GAAACGTCAGCACAGAACTGTTGGCATCCGTCAAAACCAGCGAGCTGATGGGAATCTTCAGAGAGTCCGATTCATGTACAA GAAATGCAGGTCTGCCACTGGTGCCAGGAAGTTTTCTTCTCAGCTTGATGTTTGCTGCCGCCTGCCTGCTGCCATCTACAGTTTCTTTGTAG